A single genomic interval of Bradyrhizobium sp. sBnM-33 harbors:
- a CDS encoding 3-hydroxyacyl-CoA dehydrogenase NAD-binding domain-containing protein: MNEVVKLERHDVIAIVTVNSPPVNALSAAVRGGIFECMKSAIADSEVKAIVLTCAGRTFIAGADITEFGKPPKPPGLAEVLDLMENSPKPIVAAIHGTALGGGLEVALACHYRVAVKEAKLGLPEVKLGLLPGAGGTQRLPRAVGPELAVKMIVSGDPIGAAEALKNGLIEEIVEGPASGGEAFARKVLAEKRPLRKLRDDDSKLAAAKADISIFTNAVAALTKKARGLEAPFAAADAVRAAIELPFDEGLKKEREGFLRLVSSDQSKAQRYAFFAEREAAKIAGVPEGTKPRPVERVAIIGAGTMGGGIAMSFANAGIPVTLIETGEEQLKRGMGVMQKNYEATAARGGIPADAPAKRMGLIDGKVGLEHVKDADLVIEAVFETMAVKKEVFEALDKYAKPGAVLASNTSYLNIDEIAKVTKRPQDVLGMHFFSPANVMKLCEIVRADKTASDALTTAVSIARKIAKVPAVVGVCDGFVGNRMLAQRGKQSEKLLFEGALPQQVDAVVTKFGMPMGPFAMSDLAGLDIGWRSRKDRGIKSEIADALCEAGRFGQKTGKGYYKYEGGSRAPLPDPEVEKLIDETLQRMGRKKRVVSDDEILERMMYPMINEGARILEEGIAARPSDIDVIWLYGYGWPIYHGGPMYYADQVGLKHIADRLSYYAKETNDPSLEPAPLLKRLAAEGKTFASLAQQSKAA; this comes from the coding sequence GTGAACGAAGTCGTAAAACTCGAGCGTCATGACGTTATCGCCATCGTCACGGTCAACAGTCCTCCCGTTAACGCGCTGAGCGCCGCGGTGCGCGGCGGTATCTTCGAATGCATGAAGAGCGCGATCGCGGATTCGGAAGTGAAGGCGATCGTGCTGACCTGCGCAGGCCGTACCTTCATCGCCGGCGCCGACATCACTGAATTCGGCAAGCCGCCGAAGCCTCCGGGCCTCGCCGAGGTGCTTGATCTCATGGAGAACTCGCCGAAGCCGATCGTTGCCGCCATTCACGGCACGGCGCTCGGCGGCGGTCTCGAAGTCGCGCTGGCATGCCACTATCGCGTCGCGGTCAAAGAAGCGAAGCTCGGCCTGCCCGAGGTGAAGCTCGGCCTGCTGCCGGGCGCCGGCGGTACCCAGCGGCTGCCGCGCGCGGTCGGGCCCGAGCTCGCGGTCAAGATGATCGTCAGCGGCGATCCGATCGGCGCGGCGGAAGCGCTCAAGAACGGCCTGATCGAGGAAATCGTCGAGGGGCCGGCGTCGGGCGGTGAAGCTTTCGCGCGCAAGGTGCTGGCGGAGAAGCGTCCGCTGCGCAAGCTGCGCGACGATGACAGCAAGCTCGCTGCCGCCAAGGCCGACATCTCGATCTTTACCAATGCAGTCGCGGCATTGACCAAGAAGGCGCGCGGGCTGGAAGCGCCGTTCGCCGCGGCCGATGCGGTGCGCGCCGCGATCGAACTGCCGTTCGATGAGGGATTGAAGAAGGAGCGTGAAGGTTTCCTCAGACTGGTCTCCAGCGACCAGTCCAAGGCGCAGCGTTATGCCTTCTTCGCCGAGCGCGAAGCCGCCAAGATCGCCGGCGTGCCCGAAGGGACCAAGCCGCGCCCGGTCGAGCGCGTCGCCATTATCGGCGCCGGCACTATGGGCGGCGGCATCGCCATGTCCTTTGCCAATGCCGGTATCCCGGTGACGCTGATCGAGACCGGCGAAGAGCAGCTCAAGCGCGGCATGGGCGTGATGCAGAAGAATTACGAGGCGACCGCGGCGCGCGGCGGCATCCCGGCGGATGCCCCCGCCAAGCGCATGGGCCTGATCGACGGCAAGGTCGGTCTCGAGCACGTCAAGGACGCTGACCTTGTGATCGAAGCTGTGTTCGAGACCATGGCGGTCAAGAAGGAAGTGTTCGAGGCGCTCGACAAATACGCCAAGCCCGGCGCGGTGCTGGCTTCCAACACTTCGTATCTCAACATCGACGAGATCGCGAAAGTCACAAAGCGTCCGCAGGACGTACTCGGCATGCACTTCTTCTCGCCGGCCAACGTGATGAAGTTGTGCGAGATCGTGCGTGCCGACAAGACCGCGTCGGATGCACTGACGACCGCGGTGTCGATCGCGCGCAAGATTGCAAAAGTGCCGGCGGTAGTCGGCGTCTGCGACGGCTTTGTCGGCAATCGCATGCTGGCCCAGCGCGGCAAGCAGTCGGAAAAGCTGTTGTTCGAAGGCGCGTTGCCGCAGCAGGTCGACGCTGTGGTGACGAAGTTCGGCATGCCGATGGGCCCGTTCGCGATGAGCGATCTCGCCGGTCTCGATATCGGCTGGCGTTCGCGCAAGGACCGCGGCATCAAGTCGGAAATCGCCGACGCGCTGTGCGAGGCCGGCCGCTTCGGCCAGAAGACCGGCAAGGGCTACTACAAGTATGAAGGCGGCTCGCGCGCGCCGCTGCCGGATCCGGAAGTCGAGAAGCTGATTGACGAGACGCTGCAGCGGATGGGCCGCAAGAAGCGCGTCGTCAGCGACGATGAGATCTTGGAGCGTATGATGTACCCGATGATTAACGAGGGTGCGCGCATCCTCGAAGAGGGCATCGCGGCCCGGCCGAGCGACATCGACGTGATCTGGCTCTATGGCTATGGCTGGCCGATCTATCACGGCGGCCCGATGTATTATGCCGACCAGGTCGGGCTGAAGCACATCGCGGACCGGCTGTCGTACTATGCGAAGGAGACCAATGATCCCTCGCTCGAACCAGCGCCGCTGCTCAAGCGCCTCGCCGCCGAAGGCAAGACGTTTGCGTCGCTGGCCCAGCAGTCGAAGGCGGCTTGA
- the pimA gene encoding dicarboxylate--CoA ligase PimA, with protein sequence MTHPGEQFFPQGVRWDEPIACGTLPDLLSDAAAEFAARPAIEFRDRPISYSELEALVETAASAFLRAGYGKNSSVALFLGNSPDHPVNFFGALKAGARVVHLSPLDGEIALSHKLTDSGARVLVTSNLSALLPTALKFLDKGLLDRLIVCEDDHWGKVGTPQTALPANPKIVTYQQFTGGAAKPAQWPAISADDVALLQYTGGTTGLPKGAMLSHGNLTSAVSIYDVWGRPARAERNAIERVICVLPLFHIYALTVVLLSSIRRGNLISLHQRFDVEAVMRDIEVKRATVFPGVPTMWIAIAALPDLDKRDLSSLVSVGSGGAPLPVEVARILERRVGMKLKSGWGMTETCSPGTAHPKEGPDKPGSIGLMLPGIEMDVVSLEDPTKLMPVGETGEIRIRGPNVTKGYWNRPKETAEAFVGDRFLTGDIGYMDADGYFYLVDRKKDMIISGGFNVYPQMIEQAIYTHPAVQEVIVIGIPDDYRGEAAKAFIKLRADAEPFTLDELRAFLTGKLGKHELPAAVDFVSELPRTPVGKLSRHELRMQQQPSKTAKSKNVA encoded by the coding sequence ATGACCCATCCCGGCGAGCAGTTCTTTCCGCAAGGCGTCCGCTGGGACGAGCCGATCGCGTGCGGCACGCTGCCGGACCTGTTGTCGGACGCGGCCGCCGAATTCGCCGCACGGCCGGCCATCGAATTCCGCGACCGGCCAATCAGCTACAGCGAACTCGAAGCGTTGGTGGAGACCGCCGCCAGCGCCTTCCTCCGAGCGGGCTACGGCAAGAACAGTTCGGTCGCGCTGTTCCTCGGCAATTCGCCCGATCACCCCGTCAATTTCTTCGGCGCGCTGAAGGCCGGCGCACGTGTCGTGCATCTGTCGCCGCTCGACGGCGAGATCGCGCTGTCGCACAAGCTTACCGACTCGGGCGCGCGGGTGCTGGTCACCAGCAATCTATCGGCGCTGTTGCCGACCGCGCTGAAATTTCTCGACAAGGGACTGCTCGATCGCCTGATCGTTTGCGAGGACGATCATTGGGGCAAGGTCGGGACCCCCCAGACGGCGCTCCCGGCTAATCCGAAGATCGTCACCTACCAGCAATTCACCGGCGGTGCGGCAAAGCCGGCGCAATGGCCCGCGATCTCGGCCGACGACGTCGCGCTGCTGCAATATACCGGCGGCACCACCGGCCTGCCGAAGGGCGCGATGCTCAGCCACGGCAATCTGACTTCGGCGGTATCGATCTACGATGTCTGGGGCAGGCCGGCGCGCGCCGAGCGCAATGCGATCGAGCGCGTGATCTGCGTGCTGCCGCTGTTCCATATCTATGCGCTGACGGTGGTGCTGCTGTCGTCGATCCGGCGCGGTAATCTGATCTCACTGCATCAGCGTTTCGACGTCGAGGCCGTGATGCGCGATATTGAGGTCAAGCGTGCTACCGTTTTTCCCGGCGTGCCGACGATGTGGATCGCGATCGCAGCTCTGCCGGACCTCGACAAGCGCGATCTGTCCTCGCTGGTCAGCGTTGGCTCGGGCGGCGCACCGCTGCCGGTTGAAGTCGCACGGATCCTGGAGCGCAGGGTCGGCATGAAGCTGAAGAGCGGTTGGGGCATGACCGAGACCTGCTCGCCCGGCACCGCACATCCGAAGGAGGGGCCGGACAAGCCCGGCTCGATCGGCCTGATGCTGCCCGGCATCGAGATGGACGTGGTGTCGCTGGAAGACCCGACCAAACTGATGCCGGTGGGCGAAACCGGCGAAATCCGCATCCGCGGCCCGAACGTCACCAAGGGCTACTGGAACCGGCCGAAGGAAACCGCGGAAGCCTTTGTCGGCGACCGCTTCCTCACCGGCGATATCGGATACATGGACGCCGACGGCTATTTCTACCTGGTCGACCGCAAGAAGGACATGATCATCTCCGGCGGCTTCAACGTCTATCCGCAGATGATCGAGCAGGCGATCTATACGCATCCTGCCGTGCAGGAAGTGATCGTGATCGGCATTCCCGATGATTACCGCGGCGAGGCGGCAAAGGCGTTTATCAAGCTGCGCGCGGATGCAGAGCCGTTCACGCTGGATGAACTGCGCGCCTTCCTTACCGGCAAGCTCGGCAAGCACGAGCTGCCCGCGGCGGTCGATTTCGTCAGCGAACTGCCGCGCACGCCGGTCGGAAAATTGTCGCGCCACGAACTGCGCATGCAGCAACAGCCTTCGAAAACCGCCAAAAGTAAGAACGTCGCTTAG
- the pimC gene encoding pimeloyl-CoA dehydrogenase large subunit, translated as MDLAFSKEEIAFREEVRAFFRDNVPPETRRKMVEGRHLSKDEMIAWWRILNKKGWGVSHWPKEYGGTGWSSVQQYIFNEELQMHPAPAPLAFGVSMVGPVIYTFGNEKQKQYYLPRIANVDDWWCQGFSEPGSGSDLASLKTKAERKGDKYIINGQKTWTTLAQYADMIFCLCRTDTTAKKQMGISFIVFSMKSKGVTVRPIETIDGGHEVNEVFFDDVEVPVENLIGEENKGWDYAKFLLGNERTGIARVGVSKERLRRIKELAAKVESNGKPVLEDQGFREKLAACEIELKALELTQLRVVADEGKHGKGKPNPASSVLKIKGSEIQQTTTELLMEVIGPFAAPYDEHGDDASNETMDWTAQIAPSYFNNRKVSIYGGSNEIQRNIITKAVLGL; from the coding sequence ATGGATCTCGCTTTCAGCAAGGAAGAAATCGCGTTTCGTGAAGAAGTGAGAGCCTTCTTTCGCGACAACGTACCGCCGGAAACGCGGCGCAAGATGGTCGAGGGCCGTCATCTCTCCAAGGACGAGATGATCGCCTGGTGGCGCATCCTGAACAAGAAGGGCTGGGGCGTCTCGCACTGGCCCAAGGAATATGGCGGCACCGGCTGGAGCTCGGTGCAGCAGTACATTTTCAACGAAGAGCTGCAGATGCATCCGGCGCCGGCGCCGCTCGCCTTCGGCGTTAGCATGGTCGGACCGGTCATCTACACCTTCGGCAACGAGAAGCAGAAGCAGTACTATCTGCCGCGCATCGCCAATGTCGACGACTGGTGGTGCCAGGGCTTCTCGGAGCCGGGCTCGGGATCGGACCTCGCCTCGCTGAAGACCAAGGCCGAGCGCAAGGGCGACAAGTACATCATCAACGGCCAGAAGACCTGGACCACGCTGGCCCAGTACGCTGACATGATCTTCTGCCTGTGCCGCACCGACACGACGGCAAAGAAGCAGATGGGCATCTCCTTCATCGTGTTCAGCATGAAGTCGAAGGGCGTCACCGTGCGCCCGATCGAGACCATCGACGGCGGCCACGAGGTCAATGAAGTGTTCTTCGACGACGTCGAGGTGCCGGTCGAGAACCTGATCGGCGAGGAGAACAAGGGCTGGGATTACGCAAAATTCCTGCTTGGCAACGAGCGCACCGGCATCGCCCGCGTCGGCGTCTCCAAGGAGCGGCTGCGCCGCATCAAGGAACTCGCTGCCAAGGTCGAGTCGAACGGCAAGCCGGTGCTGGAAGACCAGGGTTTCCGCGAGAAGCTGGCGGCCTGCGAGATCGAGCTGAAGGCGCTCGAGCTGACGCAGCTCCGCGTCGTCGCCGACGAGGGCAAGCACGGCAAGGGCAAGCCCAATCCGGCGTCTTCGGTCCTGAAGATCAAGGGCTCGGAAATCCAGCAGACCACCACTGAACTGCTGATGGAAGTGATCGGCCCGTTCGCAGCTCCCTACGACGAGCACGGCGACGACGCCTCCAACGAAACCATGGATTGGACCGCCCAAATCGCGCCGAGCTACTTCAACAACCGCAAGGTCTCGATCTACGGCGGCTCCAACGAGATCCAGCGCAACATCATCACCAAGGCGGTGCTGGGGCTGTAG
- the pimD gene encoding pimeloyl-CoA dehydrogenase small subunit, with product MDFDLSEEQRLLKESIDGLLTDSYDFDARKKYQKEKGGWSKAVWGKLAEQGLLGLPFAEADGGFGAGAVETMIVMEALGKALVLEPYLATVVIGGGFLRHGGSAEQKAAHIPGIIGGSKTFAFAQLEKNSRYDLADVSTTAKKKGDGWVIDGEKFVVLNGENADTLIVTARTKGSRRDKTGIGVFLVPADAKGVTRKGYPTQDGLHAADITFTGVEVGADAAIGDPENGLPLIERVVDEARTAMCAEAVGAMDESLKTTVEYLKTRKQFGVPIGSFQTLQHRAADMFVVLEQARSMSMFATMAADFEDAKERATAVAAAKVQIGKSGKFIGQQSIQLHGGIGMTQEAKIGHYFKRLTMIENTFGDTDYHLRRVAEGGLV from the coding sequence ATGGATTTTGATTTGTCCGAGGAGCAGCGCCTTCTCAAGGAAAGCATCGACGGTCTGCTGACCGATTCCTACGATTTCGATGCGCGCAAGAAGTACCAGAAGGAGAAGGGCGGCTGGAGCAAGGCCGTCTGGGGCAAGCTCGCCGAACAGGGTCTGCTCGGCTTGCCGTTCGCGGAAGCCGATGGCGGCTTTGGCGCGGGTGCGGTCGAAACCATGATCGTGATGGAAGCGCTCGGCAAGGCGCTGGTACTGGAGCCGTATCTCGCCACGGTCGTGATAGGCGGCGGCTTCCTGCGCCATGGCGGCTCGGCCGAGCAGAAGGCCGCGCACATCCCCGGCATCATCGGCGGCAGCAAGACTTTTGCCTTCGCCCAGCTCGAGAAGAACTCGCGTTACGACCTCGCCGATGTCTCCACTACGGCCAAGAAGAAGGGCGACGGTTGGGTCATCGACGGCGAAAAATTCGTCGTGCTCAACGGCGAGAATGCCGACACGCTGATCGTGACCGCGCGTACCAAGGGCAGCCGGCGCGACAAGACGGGTATCGGCGTGTTCCTCGTGCCGGCAGATGCCAAGGGCGTCACCCGCAAGGGCTATCCGACCCAGGACGGGCTGCATGCCGCCGATATCACCTTCACCGGCGTTGAGGTTGGCGCTGACGCCGCGATAGGCGATCCAGAGAATGGATTACCGCTGATCGAGCGCGTGGTCGATGAGGCCCGCACCGCAATGTGCGCGGAAGCCGTCGGCGCGATGGATGAATCGCTGAAGACAACCGTCGAGTATCTCAAAACGCGAAAGCAGTTCGGTGTTCCGATCGGCAGCTTCCAGACCCTGCAACATCGCGCCGCCGACATGTTCGTCGTCCTCGAACAGGCCCGCAGCATGTCGATGTTTGCGACGATGGCGGCCGATTTCGAAGACGCCAAGGAGCGCGCGACGGCGGTGGCCGCTGCCAAGGTGCAGATCGGCAAGTCCGGAAAATTCATCGGCCAGCAGTCGATCCAGCTCCACGGCGGCATCGGCATGACCCAGGAAGCCAAGATCGGCCACTACTTCAAGCGGCTGACCATGATCGAGAACACCTTTGGCGATACTGACTACCACCTCCGCCGCGTCGCGGAAGGCGGGCTGGTGTAA